In one Saccharibacillus brassicae genomic region, the following are encoded:
- a CDS encoding VWA domain-containing protein, whose translation MGNMADKENGSGRNEPDLAAQQKQHAVSRWRLILGEAAQKQLEGMNGPGGLHLTEEEAIMDAALAAIYDDTTDGAPSAGGSGGRAAGGGRGSVNLSRWLGDVRSLFSEDVVSIIQNDAIERRGWKQLLFEPELLASVKPDIQMVGTLMALKGKIPEKTKETARMLVKAVVDDLMSRMKEDMQRAVTGALNKRQHTPLPSLSGLDWKRTIQRNLKHYDTERKILIPERFYYFDRARRSKEWTVILDIDQSGSMAESVIWASVTGAVFASMPALDTRVVVFDTEVVDLTEQCADDPVDMLFGIQLGGGTDINKSVAYCENFIEDPKKTLFIMVTDLYEGGNQSALVRRMREMRESGVRTLCLLALSDSGRPFYDERLARQLARDGTPCFACTPAMLPELVAGALQGQDMSALAKKLTPEKG comes from the coding sequence ATGGGGAACATGGCGGATAAGGAAAACGGCAGCGGGCGGAACGAGCCGGACTTGGCGGCGCAGCAGAAGCAGCACGCGGTGTCCCGCTGGCGGTTGATTCTGGGCGAAGCGGCCCAGAAGCAGCTGGAAGGCATGAACGGACCCGGCGGCCTGCATTTGACGGAGGAAGAAGCGATCATGGACGCGGCGTTGGCGGCGATCTACGACGACACGACGGACGGAGCGCCGTCGGCCGGCGGTTCGGGCGGACGCGCGGCGGGCGGCGGACGAGGTTCCGTCAATCTGTCGCGCTGGCTCGGCGACGTGCGCAGCCTGTTCTCGGAAGACGTCGTCTCGATCATCCAGAACGACGCGATCGAGCGGCGCGGCTGGAAGCAGCTGCTGTTCGAGCCGGAGCTGCTCGCCTCGGTCAAGCCGGATATCCAGATGGTCGGAACGCTGATGGCGCTCAAAGGCAAAATTCCCGAGAAAACCAAAGAAACGGCCCGCATGCTCGTCAAAGCGGTCGTGGACGACCTCATGTCCCGCATGAAGGAAGACATGCAGCGGGCCGTGACCGGCGCGCTGAACAAGCGCCAGCATACGCCGCTGCCTTCGCTCAGCGGACTGGACTGGAAGCGGACGATCCAGCGCAACCTGAAGCATTACGATACCGAGCGGAAGATTCTGATTCCCGAACGGTTCTACTACTTCGACCGGGCTCGGCGCAGCAAGGAATGGACCGTCATTCTCGACATCGACCAGAGCGGTTCCATGGCCGAATCGGTCATCTGGGCTTCGGTGACAGGCGCGGTCTTCGCCAGCATGCCGGCGCTGGATACGCGCGTCGTCGTGTTCGATACGGAAGTCGTCGACCTGACCGAGCAGTGCGCCGACGATCCCGTCGACATGCTGTTCGGCATTCAGCTCGGCGGCGGAACCGACATCAACAAGTCGGTCGCCTACTGCGAGAACTTCATCGAAGATCCGAAGAAGACGCTGTTCATCATGGTGACCGACCTGTACGAAGGCGGCAACCAGTCGGCGCTCGTGCGCCGGATGCGCGAGATGCGCGAATCGGGCGTACGGACGCTCTGTTTGCTGGCGCTCTCCGACAGCGGCCGCCCGTTCTATGACGAGCGGCTGGCCCGGCAGCTGGCGAGAGACGGCACGCCGTGCTTTGCCTGCACGCCGGCCATGCTGCCCGAACTCGTGGCGGGTGCGCTGCAGGGACAGGACATGAGCGCGCTGGCCAAAAAGCTGACGCCGGAAAAAGGCTGA